A segment of the Frankineae bacterium MT45 genome:
GGCACCACCCGGTGGTCGACGGGATCGGCCGGTGCTGCGAGGTGGCCAGGAACCAGATGATCGCCACGGCGCCGATCGAGAGCATGGTGATCCGGCCACCGGCCATCAGGTCGTCATAGGAGGCCACGTCGACGAGGGGTCTGAAGGCCGCCCCGAGCATCGCCGCCGGTGCGCCCGGCGTATTTCCCTGCCCGGGTGTGTTCCAGGAGCTGATCCAGCCCCAGCCGTGCGGCACGAGGAGCGTTAGCACGGCGCAGGAGCCCACCGTCACGGCGACGGCCCGGAGCAGGGTGGGGCCGCGATTCACCCGGACGTTGTGCCAGGCCGACAGCAGGATCACCCCGACGACCAGGAATCCCGGGACCTTGATCATTCCGGCCGAGCATCCGAGGGCGAGCGCGGTGCTGAGATGGCCGCGGCGTTCGGCCAGCAGGGCGAGCACGACCAGGGCCATCATGGCGCCGTCGATATGGGCCCCGGAGACGAAGTGCAGCAGCACCAGCGGGTTGGCCGCGGTCAGCAGCAGCACCACCGGACCACGAGCCGGCGTGGTGAGGCGGGTGGCGCCCCAACCGATGACCAGCACGCTCACAACCGCGAGTGCCCGCAGCAGCAGCACCCCGCCGAAGGCACTCCCGCCGCCGGCGAAGACGGCCAGCCGCTCCAGGGCGGTGGCCAGCGGCCCGTACGGGCTGTGCGCGCTGCGCCAGGACGGGTCGACGGCGGCGGCCAGGATGGGGCTGAGCTTGTTCGGCGTGGAGGTGTATGGGTCGCTGCCGCTCTGGGCCAGATACCCCTGCGCCGCATAGCTGTACACGTCTCCCGACAGCAGCGGCGGGCCGAGCGCCAAGGGGGTCATCCAGACGCCGATCGTCAGCCAGAGCTGGTTGAGGCTCCACTGTGCCCGGGTCGCGATTCGCAGCGTGACCAGCCAGACTGCAACGAGCATTGCGATGCCGCAGACCAGCAGTAATCCGGGAAACGGTGTCAGGTTGGGTCTGACGTGATTGCGCGCCAGAACCCCGAGCCAGGATGAGGGAAACGTTGCTCCGGTCACCGGACCGACCCGTCCGCCGCCGACCACGACGACGGCGGACGCGAGGAAACCACTGAGGGTGAGCCACACCTGAGGCGACCGGAGGGTGTGCGTGGGGGAGCCACCTCGCACAGCCACCAACGGAGTTCCTCTCAGAATGATCGAGCGCGGAGACCCGCTCGATGCTCAATGGCAAGTATCGTCCACACGAGAAAGGACGGATGATGACGTCCCAATCCACCAGCCCGTCCACTCTCGACGCGGCGACTGAGACGAGCGAGACGACCGATACCGGCGAGATGTGCGGGACCGAGGCCCCGCAGCGTTCCGTGCGCTCCCTGCTCGCCGCGTACGGCCACATCCTGCTGGCCATCGTCGGCGCCAGCCTCTTCGTGTTCGCCCGCCCGCCGGTGGCCGACCTGCAGGCGGCCGACGCCCGTGCCGCCGCCGCGGCCCGCGGAGTCGGCCCGAGTTACTGGCTAAACTGGTTCGCCGGCTCCGCCCCCGGCGGCTACTCGGTACTCACGCCGACGATCAGCGCCTGGCTCGGGGTGGCCTTCGCCGCGGCGATCTCGGTGGTGGTCATCGCGATCCTGGCCCGCCCACTGCTCGAGGGGGCTCGTCGCCAGCGCACTGGCGCCTACCTGCTGGTGATCTGCGCGCTCTGCAATCTCTGGTCCGGACGGATCGCCTTCAGCCTCGGAGTGGCCGGCTCGATCGGCGCGCTCGTCGCCTTCCGCCGCGGACGTCCGTGGCTGGGCGGCGCGATCAACGCCCTCGCCGCACTCCTCTCGCCGCTGGCCCCGGCCTTCGTGCTGATCGGGCTCACCGGGCCCTTCCTGACCCGCCCGACCTGGCGCGGCGCTATCCTGCGCTTCAGCGGCGTCTCACTGATCGGGCTGGCGCTGCCCACCCTGCTGTTCGGTGCCCCCGGCAACATGCCGTACGCCTTCACCACGCTCTGCTGGACGGTCGGGATCCTGCTCGCCGCTTCACTGCTGCGGCTGCCCCGCGATATCCGGATCAGCCTGCTGGTCGGGATCGTCGCCGCGATCCTCATCTTCCTCATCCCCAACGGCGTCGGG
Coding sequences within it:
- a CDS encoding alpha-1,6-mannosyltransferase, with amino-acid sequence MAVRGGSPTHTLRSPQVWLTLSGFLASAVVVVGGGRVGPVTGATFPSSWLGVLARNHVRPNLTPFPGLLLVCGIAMLVAVWLVTLRIATRAQWSLNQLWLTIGVWMTPLALGPPLLSGDVYSYAAQGYLAQSGSDPYTSTPNKLSPILAAAVDPSWRSAHSPYGPLATALERLAVFAGGGSAFGGVLLLRALAVVSVLVIGWGATRLTTPARGPVVLLLTAANPLVLLHFVSGAHIDGAMMALVVLALLAERRGHLSTALALGCSAGMIKVPGFLVVGVILLSAWHNVRVNRGPTLLRAVAVTVGSCAVLTLLVPHGWGWISSWNTPGQGNTPGAPAAMLGAAFRPLVDVASYDDLMAGGRITMLSIGAVAIIWFLATSQHRPIPSTTGWCLLVFSVINPVLYPWYLAWGIVCLAVDARRWRRDWLIALSVWGTTLNVPGVAGWMAAVIFGVTDLAIALWLVWALRGRPEFWTSFSAALTPGDRRNHGATALGPD